GCCTGTTTTTCCAGCAGCCAAGGATTGCGTTAGTCGGGAGGTTTAAGAGCCCAGCGAAAGCCCTGGATCATCTCTGGGGGAGGATAAGCAGTTCTGCCCGAGGGTTTCTGCTCAGAACAGATGCTGAATTGggattattttatatatatatgtgtgttttaaaaaataaatatgttgaaTCCATTCCAGTTAAGGTTCTTAAGTTGAAGATATTCCAGTGAAAGGAGCACAAGCCTGTGTAGGACACGGCACTGCTCACCAGCCTGGCAGCCAAAGGGATCCTGCAGTGAAGCTTTTCCCTCTGTGGGTCATTTATTGGGTAGTTTGATTTCACTGGTGATGCCAGGGGATGCCCAGAGGCAGAGGGACTGACCCTGGTGTGCCCATGCTGCATTTTGGGGTGATTTTCTCAGTGatttcctgtgttttcatgctgctgccagagctcagaCCCTGCAAAagtggagcaggagaaaaatgattttaaaaagtcttttttaaaCCCAGGTGGGGATCTCAGGTGTGTTTTGGTGATCCCAACCACGCTCccctctgcccatggcacgTGCCCCCTTGTGCTGCACAGAGCCCCGAGTGTCCTTTGAGGTCACACAAATCTGACCCTCTTGGGCCAGTTGAAtcatttcctgttttcttcagtttttgaaGAACTCTGAGGCAGGCTGGAAATGTTTGCAGATGGGGTGAACTGGCTGCTCCGGGGCCATGGGAAAAGTCCAGGAGGTTAAATGTGTGGAGGGGCAGGATGAGGatgtggggctgctcctgctttgTGGAGTTGAGGTGCTTGGGAGCCCCATCCTGGTCTGGGCTGTTGCACTGATGGTTTTTCCCCTGTAAAAAGTGGTCTGGGATTGAGGTgtgaacacacagagctggttTTTAATAAACTCTGTGGTGCCAAGTGAATTTCTGTAAAATTCAGGTCTCAGGGTGCCCCGATGCCCGAGATGGGCATTGCTGGTGTTGCCCCTCATGTGTGAGGAGTTTTTGAGGAatgtggtgctcagcaccaTCAGGGTGGTCCTGGTGCCCCTCCTGTGCCAGAGCAAAGCtgtctggacacagtcctgagTGATGTGCTCTAGGGaactctgctccagcagggaaGGTGGACTTAGATGACCtccagtggtcccttccaacctgaaccattcTGTGTTTAAGGCCTGGTCATCTCAAATCCCTGTTTCTGCCTGAATGCTGGGATTGAGCTGGTCAGGCTGGTACTGAACCCTGATCCATCTCTGTCCCTCCTGGACATTGAAGTTGTGGCCAAAATTGCCCCAAGAAGtgactgtcccatccctggcagtgtcccaggccaggctggatggggcttggagcaacctggactagtggaaggtggaacaagatgggctttaaggtcccttccaaccaaacaATTCCAGGGTTCTATGGAAATTCCACCCCCCCAGCATGGGCAATCCTCAGGGGTGATCAATTTGTGTGTCCCCACTTTGTCCTGCTCTGTAAAATCCCTCCTTGAGGGGATGAAGGAGTTGGGATCAGCCCTGAAGTGACTTAGCTGTGACATTCTACACAAGCTCAGCCTTCCTGTCTTGGACTTTGGGGTTCATCAGCCCAGACCCCCTCGCTGGGATGTGATGGCACCCGTGGGCAATGCCAATGTCACCAGGATCAAGGGTGTGGTGCTGCCTTAAATAGACAACTGGGGTTAATCTCGGGTCTGGGTGATCCTGGGCCAAgcacagcctggccttgggTCTTCCCTGCCGGGGCTGGGGCTCGGCTGCTGCCGGGGGGGTCCCGGTGCATGGGTGGGTTTATCTGGGCTGCTCCTGGTGAAGGAAATgcactttttgttttgttttcatttttctggagtGGTTTTGGACAATTGCTTTTCTAAAATAGACTCAATGAGAGGAAATTCATTTGTTaacctgtccctgtgcaggggaCAGGAGGACGGGGGGCAGATACGGCGCTTCCTCACCGCCTTTATTGACCGTCACCTCTGCCTTGGGGAGAACCAAACCCAGGAATGAACCCCCCTGtcctgtgccccccacccctctCTGTTCACCAGGATTTGAATGGACAGAAGGAGCTGTGCCCACGTCTCTGCCACCTGAAGAAAGGCCCCACTGGCTACGGCTTCAACCTGCACAGCGAGAAGTCGCGGCCGGGGCAGTTCATCCGCTCGGTGGATCCCGACTCTCCGGCGTCCCGAGCGGGGCTGCGGCCCCAGGACCGGCTGGTGGAGGTAAAGGGGTGGGACACACACGGCTGGTGGgaccctggggagcctggagCTGAAACAGACCCTACCCCAGGACCTTTCCATCAGATCCCCCCAGTATTCCTCTGTGATTCTGAGCCAGATGgtggggctgctctggctgtgGCTTTGTGCTCCTTCCACTCATGCCAAGTGGGCATTTGTGAGCACTGAAGTCTAGATGGAATCATAGGATGGAATAATGGAATTATTTAGGCTTGAAATGTACTCTAAACCCATCAGGTCCAACcactttcccagcactgccaaggccaccactaaccgTGTCCCCGGGTGGCTGTGCCATCGAGCCCTCGCTGCTGGTTCAGGGTTATGGGAAATGCACTCCTGGAAGAGCGAGTTGGGCAAATACTGCTTTCCAGCCCCGTGAATCCCCAgccagtgggagctgctgcctcctccctgcaccTGAAAGTTTAATGCAGGAGCAGCgtggggccggggccgggcgcgggCACCGGTGGCGGCGGCTCCCGGCGAGGGGTCGTGTTATTTATTGATGGGCTTGGCCCAGTGCCTGGCACACACAAAGCAGCTCGGGGTGAGCTGGAGAGCTCAGAAACccaatcccctccctccttgCTCTGTGGGGCTTGGATAAATATTTGATGCCCCCCAGTCCTGTGGCAGGGCGGGGGTAGAGCAGCCTCCTGGCACGGCTCAGCCAGGGGTGAGCACTGGGCACGGATCGGGGTGACCTGGAGTTGGTGCTGCCGGGGATGGAGTGGGGTGGTGAGCTGGCAGCTGAGGTTGGCAGCCCCTGGAGCGAGGTGCCAAGCCTGGGAATGGGGTTCCTGTTTATCCCAGCCCTCGAAGCTGTGCCCTCAGGACCAGGGGCAGGCTGGCTGCCCCCAAAGGGAGCACGAAGTTTGGGGCTCACCCTGCTCAGTCTCTGCaatgccctcctgccctggccctcCCTTGGCATCCAGGAGGAGCAGCCGCCGGCTCTGGGTCATACCGAGGCTGTCGGGGCCCTTCCCAACGGGACAAAGGGTGATTCATTCCCACCAAACAATGCCCCGAATCACAATGGTCCCCTCGCTGTGGGGAACAATCGGGAGCAGAGGATCATGTTCCCTGTAGCTCCTGACTCgcaggaaggaaagggagagaggaatcCGTGTAGCAGGCACAAGGATTCACTGCTCAGGGACATGGGAAACCCAAGATTTTCCATCAGAAAGGGCTGAAGGATGGGACAGTGATGCCACCCCAGTGGCACCAAGCCTGTGCCCGTGCTTAGTTACACCTCACAGGCAGCCTGAGATTCCTGTGGTGCATCCCAGGGCAAGGCTGGGTTTGACATCACTAaagagagcagggagagcatTTGGGTGGGACTTGAGTGGGTGAGGTGATGGTGCAGTCTGTGGTTTGTGATTCCCAATGGATGTGTTCGGGATACAGGCAGGGACCAGCAGTAACACAGGGGATGCTCTGGCAGAGGCACTGGGGGGTTTAGGAGGCCATGGCTGGCTtgagagggggaaagaaaaaagcccaaagcCTTCCTGTCATCCCAACAGAcattgaaaaaggaaaatcccACCCCtcaggggaagaggaggctgtTGTGGGGGTCTGTGCTGTGGGGGCACAGGTTGGGGTTCTGATGCCGTGGCCTTGCAGGTGAACGGCATCAACGTGGAGGGGCTGCGGCACTCCGAGGTCGTGTCCCACATCAAATCCAGGGAGAGCGAAGCCAGGCTCCTGGTGGTGGACCCCGAAACAGATGATTACTTCAAGAAGCTGGGGGTGACCCCCACAGAGGAGCACACCAAAGGTGAGACCTTCCTTTCCCAGGGTGATCCTGCCCCGTTCCCATGCCATGGGTGGGATCTCAGGAGTGAGGGAGTCACGTTTCCCTTCTGTCTCATCCCTCAGTAGTTTCCTGAGCACCACCCAGCTATTTATAAATAATGAGAATACACCCTCATCCAGCCAAAAAATGTTTGTTACTTTTATATTGTGATTGATTAATTTAGGAAATTGCTGCCCTGAAGTGACTGAGATgtggtgggatttggggggagccttcaaagccaggttggatgtggtttggagcaacctggtgtggtggaaggtgtccctgcccgtggcaagggcttggaatgagatgaactttaagatcccttccaatccaaaccatcaCAGGGTGTTACATAGTTCTGTGAACTGTTGGTCTCTGCTGCAGTGAAGGAACCCGAGGGTGGTGGGAGCACCACGGTGTGAGCAGGGGGAAGGTTTCATGGGAGTGCTCATGGCGTGGCTGGTGCAGGAAATGTTCTCCTGGCTGCTGAAACCTGGCAGGGAAAGCTGCCCATCCGCTCCCAGCCTGCCGTGCCCCAGTGGAGGGAgcgctgccagcccagcctgccccgCTCCATGGGCAGCTCCGTGCCCAGGACAGCTGGTCCTTGTCTGCTCCGGCTCCCGGGATGCTCAATGGGCAGATTTGTGCTGGGAAGTGGGTCAGGAGCGTGGGGCCAGCGGTGTCAGGTGCTCCCAGGGGCAGCCGGGGCTGGGAGATCTCCCCAGCCACAAAGGAGCCCTTGTTTGttcccagggaggggatggatggagcCAGAGATCCcttgggagggtgggcaggagggtgggtgggtgggtgggtgctcCAGGACCCGCAGCACTCGCTGCTGTCTCGGTGCATTCAGCAGAGCCCAGGAATTGGGTCTGTCTGGGCGGTGACAAAGTGCTCTGGTAGGTTCTGTTGTTTGCAGAGTGAGAGGAAATAATAATTGTACTCTTTAACTGAACTGCTTTGACCTCAAACTGATCATTTCCAGTGATCTGAGCACCTCAACCTTTAAGCCAATGAGTGGATTTTAAGACCTTTTAAGATTAAGGAAATACCAAAGTATTTCTGGACATGCCTAATTTTgaaatcattttttttcttaaagtccAGTTCTACTTTAATATCCTTTGTGATTTGAAGCTGGCttctcatttaaataatttaaaatttagctTCTTACAATATCAGAGCCCTTCACTTCTGCTATGAGCTGACTCTTCTAATGCCCATTGCTCAGAGCTTGTTGTACTTTGAATCCAACATTCAGTATTGATTAAATATTTAAGCATCCAAATGCCACAATGGAGATTTTTGCATTAAGgtttaggtttattttttctgaactgCTTTGCCCCAGGAATCCCTGCAGTGATGCAGCCTCCAAATTGGTCTGTAGGGAAGCATCCATGCTCAGCATAATTCAGTTATTAATCCTGTGATAATTAACACATCTGTTAGTCTGGGACAGATGAGACATGATAATGCCCAGGGCACCAGCTTGATCATTGTGACTGGCACCTCAAATGCATTAATTTTGCCATAGTGTGGGATATTATTGGTGTAAATCATTGGAAGGGAGCAAATGAAAGTCCAGGGTGCCTGGGGAATGGGTTGTTGGCCACACACTGTTGTGAGACCACCAAGATGCTGATTTTGGTGGAGAGTTTTGAGCTGgtcttttaaagttttaaattaagcaacttctgaaaacaaatcagAGTGGTCAAAAATGGGAGTGTTCTGCTGTTAGTGCTTGTAGAAGGAGGTTACTTGGTCCCCTTCCTGGAAGGTGTTTTCTTCTGATCAAAACAGGGTAATATTGAGTGAATTCTGGGCAATTGGCAAGGATGTGGTTCTGGGACCTGaggacagggatcccagctctcctgggccCCGaggacagggatcccagctctcctgggccCCGaggacagggatcccagctctcctgggccCCGaggacagggatcccagctctcctgggccCCGaggacagggatcccagctctcctgggacagggatcccagcttTCTTGGGACAGCAGTCCCAGCTTTCCTGGACCCCAAGGGCAGCAGtcccagctgagggagctcactgtgtttctgtctgtgttgtCCAGGTGTGGTTCCTCAGCCCATGACAAACGGATCTGCACAGACTCAGGTGAGTCCTCACCTGCTCCAGGATGTCCTGGTGGCAGCATCTGGGGGAGCTCAGCTGGGGGGAGAGTGTTGGAGTGATCACAGAGGGTCAAGGATCTTTCCTTGGCTCCCACCTGTGCCAGCTGAGCCTGGAGAACAGGGGGAGGCTCAAAAGGTCCCCAAGACTCATTTAGCTCAGCTTTACTGCTGCTGGCTGGTTTTAATTCCTCCACACTGCAGCTTTAATTCAGGAGTCCAACAAGGCTGGGTTCAGCTCCTTTTAATCCCAGTGACAGGGGGGAGATGGTGacctgctggtgctggcaggtTGGGGACTGTGCTCTGCTTGATGTGGGGGatgtgggagagcagcagctctgctgggaaatcccagggagctcctgtgtgtgctggttcaGCAGGATCATCCTCTCCAGgctcccttcccatccctggaggagtcTGACAGAGTAGTGGGGTCTGTCCCCACCAGGCTGAAGCATTTTCCCCCTGGCTTTTTACTTTTTGTCTAATTCTGTCTTTGCACACATCAGACTaacatttccatttcttccAGCTGAATGGAGGATCCACATCTTCATCTCACAGTGACCTGCAGAGTCCTGGGAAGGAGTCAGAGGTAAAACCCCAAACAGTGCCCTTCCCTTTTACAACCTGCCTTATGGTGCTGTGTCCTTGTGTTTGCAGTTTGTCTCCCAGACTTGGGTTCATTCGTGTCCCCCCCATAAGCCAAGATCCAGTTTTCTCTAATCCCTTGCACTGTGGCTGAGTGTGGGATGGAGCTGAGAGCTGTCAGCAGTGGCTGCTTCCAGTGTGGAGGTGGCCACATTgctgggagggatggatggatggagggatggatggatggataaaTCCTTTAGGATGGATACATCACTTTTTCAGGTAGCTGGTGGAGGGCTTGGGACCCTCGAGGTGACATTTGATGTTTAAAAGAGCTGCTCAGGATGGGAGGAGTTGGATTTGGtgactggcagggctggaggagttGGCTCAACAGCTCAGTGAAGGGGCAGAACTTGCTGGGCAAGGTGATGGAGAGGCAACCAAAAGTCAAAGGAAGCATAGATTGGTATTCCCATAAGTTATTGATTTAGCAGGttttttatgtgaaaataaaagtagGGGATTTTAAAGTGCTCAAAAAATTATCTTTAGCATGAGGTTCTGCTGGAGGTAGAAGAATGTCTGATTGCAGGCGCTCTGTGGggtctctgctgtgctgtcccctgCCCCAGAACATTTGGGAGCAGGGATCTGACAGCAGCAAGAGCTCTGGGAGCACCCCCAGGCTCTGAGCCCTGTCAGACATCAGGTGTGTCCGAGCTGTGGCCACACACCTGTGGTCTGGCATCTCCATTTCCCTCCGAGCATTAAATAATGCATGTGCTGCTCCAGTGGCTGCTGCCTTTGGCAAACCAGGCTGTGTCCTGGTGGTGATTCCTCCCATGGAGTCACCTTTGGGCTGTTGGGCTGTTCCAGGGGTCACTGCACGAGAAGTCAGAGTCCCTGGGGTGGGAAAACTGGGCTGTGTCCCAGTGCTCGAGTGCAGCAGTTCCTCCCCCAGAGTCactgtggggctgctcaggggtCGCTGTCCCACCTCTGTGTTCGAAGTCACAGCCCCTGGGGGCAGGGGGGGTTTGTCTGGGCTCAGTTTCGGTGACTTTGGGTCAGTTTGCTTTTGTTCAGCCCCAGCAAGGCCGGAGCTGTTATCTCGTGGTGCTGGTGGAAGGACCTGCCCATGGTTATCAGCAGGGTTTGTGCAATCATTATTTTGGAGCTGGGCATGCGTGGTgaggagcagtgccagcaggaaaGCTTAAAAACATGTCCTTGAAGGTGAAAGTCTCCATTCTGTGTGTTTGCCCACTCCTGACACGAGTGCAGccgtgcagctctgggggcagcctCCACCCCACACCTCCTGGAGCATTTCCACCCTGCCTGGCTCCAGACTGGTGCTGCCAGAGCCTCGGTGCAGATGTGATCAGTGAAGCAGAAGCTTTAGATCGTGCCTGTGATGGGGCTGCTGCCCACTGACACCAGCCCTGATGAGCCCAGTCCGAGCTGGGATGGTGCTTGCCAGCCCTGTGGGGTTTCAGGGGGTCAGAGACCCCACCAGTGGAGTAAAAGTGTTTTAGTCAGGACACCAATTGTACCCTGAGGATGTGGTGATGTGGTACTGCAGGACCAGGAGGGTCAGAATTGGTGGATTGGGGTTCCTGGTTGGGAACATGTTCCCACAgtggctttagaaagaaaagttaaatgTGGGGATCAATCACAGGGTGGACTCGATGGTCTGGGGGGTTTTTCCCAACCTCACTGACTCGGGGGTTCTGTGAAAGGGTGAAATGCTGTGGGACAGCAGGTCTGTGGGGGGGCTGCCATGGCTCACAtctctcccttccccacccaGGATGGAGACGGGGACAAGAAGGACCCGTTTGAGGAGAGTGGGCTGAGCCTGAGCCCCACGGCCGCCGAGGCCAAGGAGAAGGTGAGGGCCAAGCGTGTGAAGAAGCGAGCGCCGCAGATGGACTGGAACAAGAAACGGGAGATTTTCAGCAATTTCTGAGCCTGGCTGGTGGCACCGaccccctcccatcccagctcGGACGTTTCTGAGGTGCCTACGCCCTGTCCTTCAGTGTCCACGGGAGATGCTTAGTGCTCTGCTCTTCACTGGTTGCTTTTACAAGGCGTATTTTAaagtcctttttatttttatttttattttttattattattattgttattgttgttactCACCAGCGATTCTCATAAGACAAATGTGACCAAAGCTCCTTCTCTTGCTTGCTCTCAAGCCTGGCTCTGGCTGCCCAGCATGCCCTGTTCCTGTGAGAAAGGACTGGAAGAATTTTAACTCGTTGTTTCCTGAATCATTTAGgcttctgttacttttttttatttttttatttggggtgtttgttttggtttcgTGGGTGTCCCAGACTGAGCCCCGTGGGATGCTCTGTGCCCCTGTGCAAACATCTCATGGCTCGTGGTGGGTGCCCACAGGGTGGGTGTACCTGGCACCCCTCCCTGACACCCCACGTCCAGCATTAGCTGATCCCACGATGGGAAAATGGACTGTGGCTGGAAATCACTCTTGTTGGCTTTGCTattgaaggaaaaatgtttgttttgttgggttttgtttgttttttttatgaAGTCCCATATGTTTCCAGTTAGTTTAGGAACCTccctcccaccagcagctcctgccctggcaatAAAAGCCCCTTTTTCATcctgacagctctgcagaggggagaGGGCAGGATTTAACCCCAAGCCCAAGCCAGCCCTCCCCACCTGCAGCTgtggaaggcagggaggggcCGGTCCTGCCCTGCGGCGCACGAAGATGAGAGACACAAGATGCTCCTAAAGCCTTTTGGACAGACCTGGAAGTGAGGACAACCCAGCATGTGCTTCCTGGGGGTAACGTGGGGATGTAGTTTGAGCTGCTGGCTCGGCGCTGGGAGgtggggctggagcatctctgggtcCCTCCCACCTGGGCTGGGAATTGGTGCATCCAGCCCATGAGTGTGTCTTGTCCTCAGGAGAGTATCCTCCACAGCTGTGGGctctctgtggggctggagaagTGGCTGTCAAAGGTGTGATGCAATGGGCACTTGCTTTGGCATTCCGTGGCCTCCTTCAACCCCCTGCTCAGGGCATTCGAGCCTCCAACGTGTATCTTTAAAGCATTACAGATTAAGCCCATTCCAGCTCTTTACGACTTGCCTTTGGCTGTGTGAGGGAAGGTGACTCAGCTGAACTGCAGCACTCACAGTGAGCAGAGGTGTGTTACCAGGGCAGTGtccagctgggactgggctgTCCCACTCCCCCCATGTTCCAGCAGCAATCTCAGctcaggctgggaagggactgggcacagcaggacagtggAGCACAAACCCACCTCCCCCAGCTggaaacaaacagcagcaatCCCTGGGCTGGCAATGGCTTGCAAACAGCAGGGATTGTGCCCTGGCTCACGCCAGCACTGCTGTGATGAAAGCCCCTGGCCCTCGGGTTAGTCAGTGTGCTGTGGATATGGGAACAGCTCTGTGTGTATTTCCTAAATACAGAGCTAAAAGGTGCCTTATTCCAttctctgctctcctcagcagtgggctg
This genomic window from Pithys albifrons albifrons isolate INPA30051 chromosome 16, PitAlb_v1, whole genome shotgun sequence contains:
- the NHERF2 gene encoding Na(+)/H(+) exchange regulatory cofactor NHE-RF2 isoform X1 produces the protein MAKDQLKPRLCRMLKGESGYGFHLHGEKGKSGQFIRKVEPGSPAEAAGLRAGDRVVEVNGLNVEQETHHQVVQRIKAVETETRLLVVDKETDEYLCSLRLTCTEDMVHNGILHSAGPPPKPLGSDNGEVWKPQLDLSGGSLQRHSHSFSSHGSRKDLNGQKELCPRLCHLKKGPTGYGFNLHSEKSRPGQFIRSVDPDSPASRAGLRPQDRLVEVNGINVEGLRHSEVVSHIKSRESEARLLVVDPETDDYFKKLGVTPTEEHTKGVVPQPMTNGSAQTQLNGGSTSSSHSDLQSPGKESEDGDGDKKDPFEESGLSLSPTAAEAKEKVRAKRVKKRAPQMDWNKKREIFSNF
- the NHERF2 gene encoding Na(+)/H(+) exchange regulatory cofactor NHE-RF2 isoform X2 encodes the protein MARKRVVQRIKAVETETRLLVVDKETDEYLCSLRLTCTEDMVHNGILHSAGPPPKPLGSDNGEVWKPQLDLSGGSLQRHSHSFSSHGSRKDLNGQKELCPRLCHLKKGPTGYGFNLHSEKSRPGQFIRSVDPDSPASRAGLRPQDRLVEVNGINVEGLRHSEVVSHIKSRESEARLLVVDPETDDYFKKLGVTPTEEHTKGVVPQPMTNGSAQTQLNGGSTSSSHSDLQSPGKESEDGDGDKKDPFEESGLSLSPTAAEAKEKVRAKRVKKRAPQMDWNKKREIFSNF